The Labrus mixtus chromosome 16, fLabMix1.1, whole genome shotgun sequence genome window below encodes:
- the erf gene encoding ETS domain-containing transcription factor ERF has translation MKTPGDSGFAFPDWAYKPESSPGSRQIQLWHFILELLRKEEYHDVIAWQGDYGEFVIKDPDEVARLWGARKCKPQMNYDKLSRALRYYYNKRILHKTKGKRFTYKFNFNKLVLVNYPFIDMGTGRGVPQSAPPVPTGGSHFRFPPSTPSDILSSSEELRSPGMFSSVARRMARGSVSDCSDGTSTNSELEEAVGAEERGVGPDRGFRGLLPPRLPHDSLFRVYGGAHNPAGLPRPSHRVHQDPMSPFPVSPLPGPGGLLAPTLSPALSMTPTPHLAYTPSPSMSSPMLGSHFSFNPEDMKHYLQAHTQSVYNYHLSPRAFLHYPNIVIPQPHRPSLEKSAAHHLHGPPLPLLHPLSQQQGGGEEGQQQHPSPFKFKLQPPPLGRKQRDSGSSLAASSSSSSSQSSPFIGSAHLSNAGPPKIKVEPISDIESEEEVEVTDISEEEELNHIDDDEGDIFTRTARHNHHQLNNHHRANGNRIRLSAPPQTSPEEDPDDDEEVFKTPATPIGSSGLAFPLLALKSEPGQASPISPGGTRCIPLKLRFKRRWSEDQKMEADGERDEAEDKKVRADGEEVVEGKREEVGRRGVEMENGGGRGGGVILGLMLPPPPTQRRASSELQRATAQLSLENTGC, from the exons GGTTTGCCTTCCCGGATTGGGCATACAAGCCAGAGTCGAGCCCGGGCTCCAGACAGATCCAGCTGTGGCACTTCATCCTGGAGCTGCTGAGGAAGGAGGAGTACCACGACGTCATCGCCTGGCAGGGAGACTATGGAGAGTTTGTCATCAAGGACCCGGACGAGGTGGCCCGCCTGTGGGGGGCCAGGAAGTGTAAACCCCAGATGAACTATGATAAGCTCAGCCGAGCGCTAAG ATACTACTACAACAAGAGGATCCTGCACAAGACCAAAGGGAAGAGATTCACCTACAAGTTCAACTTCAACAAACTCGTGCTGGTTAACTACCCCTTCATCGACATGGGCACCG GTCGAGGAGTCCCTCAGAGTGCCCCTCCGGTACCAACAGGAGGCTCTCACTTCCGTTTCCCCCCCTCCACGCCCTCTGACATCCTCTCCTCCAGCGAGGAGCTGCGCAGCCCCGGCATGTTCAGCAGCGTGGCTCGCCGTATGGCCCGCGGCTCTGTGAGCGACTGCAGCGACGGCACCTCCACCAACTCTGAGCTGGAGGAGGCTGTGGGAGCTGAAGAGCGAGGCGTGGGGCCAGATAGGGGCTTCAGGGGCCTTCTGCCTCCCCGTCTGCCTCATGATTCTCTCTTCAGGGTCTACGGTGGGGCCCACAATCCTGCTGGGCTCCCCAGACCTTCCCACAGAGTCCACCAAGATCCTATGTCTCCATTCCCTGTGTCCCCCCTGCCTGGTCCTGGAGGTCTCCTGGCCCCAACTCTTTCCCCAGCCCTATCCAtgacccccaccccccacctcgCCTACACCCCATCCCCCTCCATGTCCTCCCCCATGTTGGGCTCCCATTTCTCCTTCAACCCGGAGGACATGAAGCACTACCTGCAGGCTCACACCCAGTCCGTCTACAACTACCACCTCAGCCCCCGAGCCTTCCTCCACTACCCCAACATCGTCATCCCTCAGCCCCACCGCCCGTCCCTGGAGAAGTCGGCGGCCCATCACCTCCACGGCCCACCCCTGCCGCTCTTACATCCGCTGAGTCAGCAGCAAGGAGGCGGAGAggaggggcagcagcagcacccgTCACCATTCAAGTTCAAGCTGCAGCCGCCTCCATTGGGGCGCAAACAGAGAGATTCAGGGAGCTCATTGGCtgcttcttcatcctcctcctccagccagTCATCCCCGTTCATAGGGTCTGCTCATTTAAGCAACGCAGGGCCTCCAAAGATTAAG GTGGAGCCCATATCAGATATTGAGTcagaagaagaggtggaggtGACCGACatcagcgaggaggaggagctcaaTCACATTGACGATGATGAAGGGGACATCTTCACCCGGACAGCTCGTCACAATCATCATCAGCTCAACAACCATCACCGAGCTAACGGAAACAGGATCAGGCTCTCTGCCCCTCCACAAACCAGCCCTGAGGAAGACCCTGACGATGACGAGGAGGTCTTCAAGACTCCCGCAACTCCTATCGGCAGCAGCGGCCTAGCCTTCCCTCTGCTCGCCCTGAAGAGCGAGCCGGGCCAGGCATCTCCCATCAGCCCCGGAGGCACGCGTTGCATCCCGCTCAAACTTCGCTTCAAACGCCGCTGGAGCGAGGACCAGAAGATGGAGGCTGACGGAGAGAGGGACGAGGCGGAGGACAAGAAAGTGAGGGCTGAcggagaggaggtggtggaggggaagagagaggaggtaggCAGGAGAGGGGTGGAGATGGAGAacgggggaggacgaggaggaggtgtTATTTTGGGGTTGATGCTACCGCCGCCTCCCACCCAGCGCAGAGCGagctcagagctgcagagagctaCAGCGCAGCTGTCTCTGGAAAACACGGGCTGCTGA